The Plasmodium berghei ANKA genome assembly, chromosome: 12 genome contains a region encoding:
- a CDS encoding oocyst capsule protein Cap380: MYVINIVYVLIVCLLGTVLSSPYWGDPLLNDFGNEELNTNKKKRLHSTKMKRYAIDISSFGNTCVAKYSDICEHSNYEIRVNNGINGYTIKAMLIQKETSDIVSVHHATSIFSTDGSALLKFDNIPSLHYNIILEVTDLIYNKDYTIGNKCLCNICNDTKIVIGLNNIENNIIHATRGHKQINLPFPQSSFVNGKLLFSNFNLYHSQINLRSIERYEELYNNQYELVRPCSGIIMVHSEKYKIHYDVKSVHCYHVYIIDKILKKITSNDQRSVNFKNNMFLKFNKNETNEDNMISVAKNYLIQLPLKYDNGFYYSRSTVSGLLVTINVNALLNNIKNIYINNMDKKMEYVQMFRIIIRLMHQYNEITYDNLLQYTTNLALQKSQSSSSLINNNIYNVYAEELTVLLNSLSLEFDPDIIGLDKNVVLMEEKEFISQHGIDINARIYKNQLILKESSDICLVLLQDIAREINSYVNNKLDYKYTGVCKNFRKKNSYANMSVMYYTYELDCNISIFYKEYKTNDDLKIKNIISNKSIFEDVYIQLHYYDIYEYGILIHVQVDQNLVRYIKSLVKNYINNDSVIVMNIIGRKTDKGPEDIDKTLKIITFPIDCTTNCSNIEPIVIHDNYDYISIENICIKNTTVSDICFPQYNYSYIFDTRLLLVHMININPYPEIVLQTNIHQRIVEGNYCILSRHPLLIPHEYTPRIYKDNVCKEYINRCELLSTNVIVKSINIPSTILQRKNKFKLSFTTDFDEKHEEMFQINYFSDNNIDISKKKHLLTHYNNSFYINQHDNLINESKRQKENFDHIVSIDESSHNKENAYKNINNFQEMKYDINIFNMERVYTHEQTSKNNDSSLYPFGSLSINYSHVKENIYMKFLNDYIYFYENDSQKSDYNIVSALPEDTFPHFTNVSVYNYECLGAYAYLMNKFNILVNDSLNCEAIHMIIEVLLKGKLGKYFIYNKNKIFLNFIKKEPFSDDIYDVFDLIDVEIYEQDNLHTPKSKHRLNVSIDENNLNLLYSHKNVLYRNKYFSNIYILMFKIAYLSNEYDFYTFFYDLTGIRLIDEIVLKNINKLSMKDQTHIQYILLNLENNYNIKIEEHTNKFEELINEISLLAAYIVELTSSYKVDLYTTNAESKNELKSFANIKYFVYINEFKYHEKNISINRLAHTMSQLGTLIIKKKILCCSNFVDEVETSLKYYIMYKYVYNGTELINDDDDIMPPMAYKIIQTLLERPISKRNVYDEMPKSNIDNITKHIMKQSGYIHKNNITTEYKNLECIHLDSINHYDNIITNFETKYDNHGSLVSMKILKGLLKDKSVDIQEDMNYSVYFSFRNLSVPFIGKTHREETLGFKRILLLKAFPKAVYESVLFYTYIDQLDGNSLFMLEKIIFVSKGNKLVKEINVEYQTFFVHPRNMILTNNMSSNTHINTYSTYFNELNRCYHYNNGVQACDYPEYGYNGFTPYYVFYTENNQRKEILFKNNEEIANLINNKPLTLTKRYNIELGGEKMDVEIYNSVEMIINEIALSIGLKNFNKKNCSKLTLNNGLMHVPNDPNSLISSIYYETLYCLDKSAIYKKILTICNFNKEELMKLFSALDSNMLPYNLEETFANSLTHNEIINLITYLISAPYQVNMMIRRPYDADNKGVNNDMKPLNLNIMELNSTENRESKIVFIENEDIIKISKQFLQKEVNNSSLLEFNESLYFELLKYMPASFINEHKILIDMKDVNNYLKNYINKENICNNDSYFKNNGIMLIPGETSTYNQPSFTYINNDNIYIKKKPEDSYIFNNIFLFEGKNNLNKNFLNAIVVLSPIHITEVHDISYVELIANTFDSKHQFSMKCYPHKKYDNSYFEEEFNLAPNSIYFVCMNVYTMYLKSGLYEFNKYLIKFNTTNSNTYHLYKNMPVRPVYSVKNNNIIVPDMNKIVLKLHRIKDDDMNSALIKYLIFVDGFITLHANPYVVVNPVFTEDSYYYNSNVSQTDDYVSFMYSRKLKLFEFLELPTTQKLFKDNTMTITTEQLIHYQEETHNIYLLTLVKTLNLTKVIIRDIFNNEFEINIDLIKDETPTSIHTEAPLPTPPASTTTVPVEEIEKEIEKEIEKEIEKEKEIEKEKEKEKEKEKEKSNIACKCCLVKITNNTSSNDNCISVNQYIFLVQSLTSISEGKMSLHVSENGYELIGNDGKLTINRALNLLCTKLNGEVHLTNGDYNIQISNYQYSMPKSPFNFSNGYFNILRINEDGTKYITPPNAFISGDKPFTVDLNIPKISSIGNAEKVSESLLLEKKDNSQVVDVIPIPYVEENKQSKPSFSNYSWLTNQRTINSNSAQYYRRNVMCTIYIKSIEIYDDKTKMSIYENKYDISTNSLYYGVYEIHVNNGKSYGSCKNGHCLLDDWFLNYIMHSDKLKNGVYMLHIKNYINIHRVDQLESNPRYVPESSKTAVTEALPVTSKSVFCASEDLNKLESFDANKKIKMIREIETNSNVNPGIYIVHINYNNYEVYTEKENYKILDTSIFESCIKYDFNIKDDMQYIYKVQIINDETKDIKHIENGRIFIDKNNNKFKEYYAFISSIENNDNKSTYLYNNIARFYGPQHIVKSKYIVNGTNLHNIKSINQNGYYKNLDKTDEEFVVEMFNVLLESIPRDKLYFIEIFDEDFDYSLISNFESKIHLEMDENNRISNDDLTDNRNNIFMVQISEYKHMAHQNKRWGYNYYDEFMLQGDFIKEGHYDIAFYNGKCTINYYSGDEKKVKPSDIENIVMSSGKILKNSYYKIRIIKWENSEEIMLINDLFHTQIDAAKSKDNKYATTEVRDNDNTAPPSVLPSKKEEEGFYRSYISLKLKKNESDKYGIKKVVDGIFDGKIVNSKYSIQMLNNNSYKINILNNANVHAKNIIDLIKSVWNCNMTDNTCIYDIEIYTYNTVERGNMGMDSNNDGYYYVIIEPIKTEEVELGNNNNAPSKRNTEYIKIIGKNLPIGHFNVVVENDTFNGTDANKMKMDTKLIKNIMLLSFEKPLEGKYNVTIVKNNNNILTNCSEHNTEMKETISPTHNGIHKRITIRGFNEGNHIVPIFQEDIHFQKGHDIKDGDYSTYRHENGIYSIRSQNYKLSTSENTLLQNILLETSIKEYGLINITTIKNDPIEILQYDLFSSKNCILLQNENINSLGVRNNILPLIENSESSMIKYKYVESKITNTITHCASSNEANCLNVLRRA, encoded by the coding sequence ATGTATGTCATCAACATAGTTTATGTTCTAATAGTATGCCTTTTGGGCACTGTTCTTTCGTCCCCTTATTGGGGCGATCCATTATTAAACGATTTTGGTAACGAAGAACTAAatactaataaaaaaaaaagattgCACTCCACCAAAATGAAAAGATATGCTATAgatatttcttcatttgGGAACACATGTGTTGCAAAGTACTCAGATATTTGTGAACACTCCAATTATGAAATACGAGTAAATAATGGAATAAATGGATACACAATAAAGGCTATGTTAATTCAGAAAGAAACTAGTGATATTGTTTCTGTTCATCATGCAACAAGTATATTTTCTACAGATGGCAGTGCACtattaaaatttgataatattcCATCTTTACATTATAACATTATATTAGAAGTAACtgatttaatttataataaagatTATACTATTGGAAATAAGTGCCTATGTAATATTTGTAATGATacaaaaatagtaataggTTTAAACAATATAGAGAACAATATAATACACGCAACAAGAGGgcataaacaaattaatttacCATTTCCACAAAGCTCTTTTGTAAATGGTAAATTGTTGTTTagtaattttaatttatatcattcccaaataaatttaagaTCTATTGAAAGGTATgaagaattatataataaccAATATGAATTAGTGCGTCCATGCTCTGGTATTATTATGGTACACtcagaaaaatataaaattcattatGACGTAAAAAGTGTACATTGCTaccatgtatatattatcgacaaaattttgaaaaaaataacgtCTAATGATCAAAGAAGCGTAAATTTTAAGAATAATATGTTCCTAAAGTTCAATAAAAACGAAACTAATGAGGATAATATGATATCTGTtgcaaaaaattatttaattcagcttcctttaaaatatgataatggattttattattcacGAAGCACAGTAAGCGGACTTTTAGTTACAATCAATGTGAATGCATTATTgaacaatataaaaaatatatatataaataacatggataaaaaaatggaatacGTTCAAATGTTTAGAATAATTATTAGATTAATGCATCAATATAACGAAATTACATATGACAATTTGTTACAGTATACCACAAATTTGGCATTACAAAAATCTCAATCGTCGTCttcattaataaataataatatatataatgtatatgCCGAAGAATTAACGGTTTTATTAAACTCTTTATCTTTAGAGTTTGATCCAGATATAATTGGActtgataaaaatgttgTACTTATGGAGGAAAAGGAATTTATTTCACAACATGGTATCGACATTAATGCacgtatatataaaaatcaaCTAATACTTAAAGAATCCTCAGATATATGTTTAGTTCTTTTGCAAGATATAGCTAGAGAAATTAATAGTTATGTTAATAACAAATTggattataaatatactgGTGTATGCAAGAatttcagaaaaaaaaacagttATGCCAATATGTCAGTAATGTATTATACCTATGAACTAGATTGTAAcatttcaattttttataaagaatataagACGAATGACGAtttaaagataaaaaatattatatcaaaCAAAAGTATATTTGAAGATGTTTATATTCAATTACATTACTAcgatatatatgaatatggCATATTAATTCACGTGCAGGTTGATCAAAATTTAGTTAGATATATAAAATCATTggtaaaaaattacataaataatgattCAGTAATTGTGATGAACATAATTGGGCGTAAAACTGATAAAGGACCTGAAGATATTGATAAAACACTCAAAATAATCACATTTCCAATTGATTGTACAACGAATTGTTCTAATATAGAACCAATAGTTATACATGATAattatgattatatatctatagagaatatatgtattaaaaatacTACTGTATCTGACATTTGTTTTCCACAGTATAATTATTCTTACATATTTGATACTAGATTATTACTTGTacatatgataaatattaacCCTTATCCTGAAATCGTATTACAAACTAATATACATCAAAGAATAGTCGAGGGAAACTACTGTATTTTATCAAGACATCCTCTTTTAATACCACATGAATACACTCcaagaatatataaagataatgtatgtaaagaatatattaataggTGTGAGCTTTTATCAACAAATGTAATCGTTAAAAGTATAAACATTCCTTCAACTATATTACAACGAAagaataaatttaaattatcatttacAACGGATTTTGATGAAAAACATGAAGAAATGTTccaaattaattatttttcagataataatattgatatttccaaaaaaaaacatttattaaCTCATTACAATAatagtttttatataaatcaaCATGATAACTTAATTAATGAATCTAAACgtcaaaaagaaaattttgatCATATTGTATCCATTGATGAATCATCACATAATAAGGAAAAtgcttataaaaatattaataatttccaggaaatgaaatatgatattaatatatttaatatggAAAGGGTGTACACTCATGAGCAAACATCAAAGAATAATGATTCTTCTTTATATCCTTTTGGAAGTTTAAGCATTAATTATTCGCATGtaaaggaaaatatatacatgaaatttttaaacgattatatttatttttatgaaaatgattCACAAAAATCGGATTATAACATAGTTTCAGCTTTACCAGAAGACACATTCCCCCATTTCACAAATGTCTctgtatataattatgaatGTTTAGGTGCTTATGCTTATTTGATGAACAAATTTAACATTTTAGTAAATGATTCGCTAAATTGTGAGGCTATACATATGATTATAGAAGTATTATTAAAAGGAAAATTgggaaaatatttcatatacaataagaataaaatatttttaaactttataaaaaaggaacCATTTAGCGACGATATATATGATGTTTTTGACTTAATTGATGTCgaaatatatgaacaaGATAACTTACATACACCTAAATCAAAGCATAGACTTAATGTAAGCATTGacgaaaataatttaaatttattatattctcATAAAAACGTTctatatagaaataaatatttttcgaACATATACATACTAATGTTCAAAATAGCATATTTATCAAATGAATATGActtttatacatttttttacgACTTAACTGGAATTAGATTAATTGATGAAattgtattaaaaaatataaataaattatcaaTGAAAGATCAGACacatatacaatatatattattaaaccttgaaaataattataatataaaaattgagGAACATACTAACAAATTTGaagaattaataaatgaaatatcattattagCAGCCTATATTGTAGAGTTAACATCATCATATAAAGTAGATTTGTATACAACTAATGCAGAATCAAAAAATGAGTTAAAATCATTTGcaaatattaaatactTTGTTTATATCAATGAGTTCAAATAtcacgaaaaaaatatttcaataaaTCGATTGGCTCATACAATGTCACAACTTGGTACATtgataattaaaaaaaaaatattatgttgTTCAAATTTTGTAGATGAAGTAGAAACatcattaaaatattatataatgtataaatatgtatataatggTACTGAATTGATAAATGACGATGATGATATTATGCCTCCAATggcatataaaataatacaaacaCTTTTGGAACGTCCTATTTCAAAAAGAAATGTATATGATGAAATGCCTAAATCAAACATAgataatataacaaaacaTATAATGAAGCAATCGGGATacatacataaaaataatataactaCAGAATACAAAAATTTGGAGTGTATTCATTTAGACTCAATAAATcattatgataatattataacaaacttcgaaacaaaatatgataaCCATGGATCATTGGTTtctatgaaaatattaaaaggtTTATTAAAAGACAAAAGTGTTGATATTCAAGAAGATATGAATTATTcagtatatttttcatttagaAACTTATCTGTTCCATTCATTGGTAAGACACATAGAGAAGAAACATTAGGCTTTAAAAggatattattattaaaagcTTTCCCTAAAGCCGTTTATGAATcagtattattttatacatatatagatCAATTAGATGgaaattcattatttatgttggaaaaaataatcttTGTATCGAAGGGAAATAAATTAgtaaaggaaataaatgTAGAATATCAGACATTTTTTGTTCACCCACGTAACATGATATTAACTAACAATATGTCTTCAAATACACATATCAATACATATTcaacatattttaatgaaCTAAATAGATGCtatcattataataatgGTGTCCAAGCATGTGATTACCCTGAATATGGATATAATGGTTTTACCCCATATTACGTTTTTTACACTGAAAATAACCAAAGAAAggaaatattattcaagaataatgaagaaatagcaaatttaattaataacaAACCTTTAACTTTAACCAAGAGATACAATATTGAGTTGGGAGGAGAAAAAATGGATGTAGAAATTTACAATTCGGTtgaaatgataataaacgAAATAGCCCTTTCTATCGGacttaaaaattttaataaaaaaaattgttcaAAATTAACTTTAAATAACGGATTAATGCATGTACCTAATGACCCCAATTCTCTTATATCTAGTATTTATTATGAAACATTATATTGTTTAGACAAAAGTGccatttataaaaaaatattaactatttgtaattttaataaagaaGAACTTATGAAATTATTTAGTGCTTTAGATAGTAATATGCTACCGTATAACTTGGAAGAAACATTTGCAAACTCGTTAACACATAacgaaataataaatttaataacatACTTGATTTCAGCGCCTTATCAGGTAAATATGATGATAAGAAGACCATATGATGCCGACAATAAAGGtgtaaataatgatatgaAACCTTTAAACTTAAATATTATGGAATTAAATAGCACAGAAAATAGAGAATCTAAAATAGtttttatagaaaatgaagaCATAATTAAGATTAgtaaacaatttttacaaaaagaAGTGAATAATTCGTCTTTATTAGAGTTTAACgaatcattatattttgaacttttgaaatatatgcCTGCTAGTTTTATTAATGAACATAAAATACTAATAGATATGAAAGATGTAAATAACTAcctaaaaaattatataaataaagagaatatatgtaataatgattcctattttaaaaataatggaaTAATGTTAATACCTGGTGAAACTTCTACATATAACCAGCCCagttttacatatataaataatgataatatatatattaagaaAAAACCAGAAGAcagttatatatttaacaatatatttttatttgaaggaaaaaataatttaaacaaaaattttttaaatgctATTGTAGTTTTATCACCAATACATATAACTGAGGTACATGATATATCATATGTTGAATTAATAGCAAATACATTTGATAGCAAGCATCAATTTTCTATGAAATGTTACCcccataaaaaatatgacaaTTCATATTTTGAAGAAGAATTTAATTTAGCTCCTAattcaatttattttgtttgtatGAATGTATATACAATGTATTTAAAGAGCGGATTATAcgaatttaataaatacttaattaaatttaacaCTACTAATAGTAATACATACCatctatataaaaatatgccAGTAAGACCTGTTTATAGTGTcaagaataataatataatagttCCAGATATGAATAAGATCGTTTTAAAATTGCACCGTATAAAAGATGATGATATGAACTCAgcattaattaaatatctTATATTTGTAGATGGTTTTATTACTTTACATGCTAATCCATATGTGGTAGTTAACCCTGTATTTACAGAAGATTCGTACTATTATAACAGTAATGTAAGTCAAACAGATGATTATGTATCTTTTATGTATTCACGTAAACTTAAactttttgaatttttagaATTGCCAACTACTCAAAAGTTATTTAAAGATAATACGATGACTATAACAACAGAGCAATTAATACATTATCAAGAAGAAAcgcataatatatatttattaactCTTGTAAAAACACTTAATTTAACAAAGGTTATAATAAGAgacatatttaataatgaatttgaaataaatattgatCTAATTAAGGATGAAACACCTACTAGTATCCACACAGAAGCCCCACTCCCAACCCCACCAGCTTCTACAACTACTGTTCCAGTAgaagaaatagaaaaagaaatagaaaaagaaatagaaaaagaaatagaaaaagaaaaagaaatagaaaaagaaaaagaaaaagaaaaagaaaaagaaaaagaaaaaagtaatataGCGTGCAAATGTTGCCTAgttaaaataacaaataatacGAGTTCAAATGATAATTGCATATCTGTAAATCAATACATTTTCCTTGTACAAAGTTTAACTTCGATTTCTGAAGGAAAGATGTCATTACATGTTTCTGAAAATGGCTACGAATTAATTGGAAATGATGGCAAATTGACGATAAATAGAGCacttaatttattatgtaCCAAATTAAATGGTGAAGTACATTTAACAAATGGtgattataatattcaaaTATCAAATTATCAATATAGTATGCCGAAATCACCATTTAATTTCTCCAATGGgtattttaatatactgagaataaatgaagatggaacaaaatatattactcCACCTAATGCGTTTATAAGTGGGGATAAGCCTTTTACTGTGGATTTAAATATACCAAAAATTAGTAGCATTGGGAATGCAGAAAAAGTTTCAGAATCGTTGCTACTTGAGAAAAAAGATAATTCTCAAGTAGTTGATGTTATACCTATACCATATgttgaagaaaataaacaatCAAAACCATCCTTTTCGAACTACAGTTGGTTAACAAATCAAAGAACAATAAACTCAAATAGTGCACAATATTATAGAAGAAATGTTATGTgtactatttatataaaaagtatagaaatatatgaCGATAAAACTAAAATGAGTATATATGAAAACAAATATGATATAAGCAcaaattcattatattatgGTGTATATGAAATACATGTTAATAATGGTAAATCCTACGGATCATGCAAAAATGGTCATTGTCTTTTAGATGACTGGTTtcttaattatataatgcatagtgataaattaaaaaatggagTTTATATGTTAcacattaaaaattatatcaatATACATAGAGTTGATCAATTAGAAAGCAATCCCCGTTATGTGCCTGAATCTTCTAAAACCGCTGTAACAGAAGCATTACCAGTCACATCTAAATCAGTGTTTTGCGCGTCGGAAGATTTAAACAAATTGGAAAGTTTTGatgcaaataaaaaaataaaaatgattagAGAGATTGAAACAAATTCGAATGTGAATCCAgggatatatatagtacATATTAATTACAACAATTATGAAGTATATacagaaaaagaaaattacaaaatattagaTACAAGTATATTTGAATCTTGTATTAAATAcgattttaatataaaagatgatatgcaatatatatataaagtgcaaataataaatgatgaaactaaagatataaaacatatagaAAATGGAAGGATATttatagataaaaataataataaatttaaagaatATTATGCATTTATAAGTAGcatagaaaataatgataataaatcaacatatttatataataatattgcaCGCTTTTATGGGCCCCAACATATAgtaaaatcaaaatatattgtaaatGGAACAAatttacataatataaaaagtataaatcAAAATGGCTATTATAAAAATCTTGATAAAACAGATGAAGAGTTTGTAGTGGAAATGTTTAATGTATTGCTTGAATCAATTCCACgtgataaattatattttatagaaaTATTCGATGAGGATTTTGACTATTCGCTTATCTCAAATTTTGAATCGAAAATACATCTCGAAATGGATGAAAACAATAGAATTAGTAATGATGATTTAACTGATAACCgaaataacatttttatggTGCAAATATCtgaatataaacatatggCGCATCAAAACAAGAGATGGGGTTATAACTATTATGATGAATTTATGTTGCAAGGtgattttataaaagaaGGACATTATGATATAGCATTTTACAACGGTAAATGCacaattaattattatagtGGTGATGAAAAAAAGGTAAAACCAAGtgatattgaaaatatagttATGTCATctggaaaaatattaaaaaattcgTATTATAAGATACGTATTATAAAATGGGAAAATTCAGAAGAAATCATGTTGataaatgatttatttcataCGCAAATAGATGCTGCAAAATCCaaagataataaatatgcgACAACTGAAGTAAGAGACAATGATAATACTGCACCACCTTCGGTGTTACCAAGCAAAAAAGAAGAGGAAGGATTTTATAGATCTTATATATCTTTAAAATTgaagaaaaatgaaagcgataaatatggaataaaaaaagttgtCGATGGTATTTTTGATGGCAAAATTGTAAACAGTAAATATTCAATACAAatgttaaataataattcttacaaaataaatattttaaataatgcaAATGTGCAcgcaaaaaatataatagatttaataaaaagtgTATGGAATTGTAATATGACTGATAATACttgtatatatgatattgaaatatatacatacaatACCGTAGAAAGAGGAAATATGGGAATGGACTCAAATAATGATGGCTACtattatgttattataGAACCTATTAAAACTGAAGAGGTAGAATtaggaaataataataatgctccaagtaaaagaaatactgaatatataaaaattataggaAAGAATTTACCAATTGGACATTTTAATGTAGTTGTCGAAAATGATACTTTTAATGGAACTGATGcgaataaaatgaaaatggatacaaaattaataaaaaatattatgttaTTATCATTTGAAAAACCGTTGGAAGGAAAATACAATGTAAcaattgttaaaaataacaataatattttaacaaaCTGTTCAGAACATAATACAGAAATGAAAGAAACAATATCTCCTACCCATAATGGAATACATAAACGTATTACAATACGTGGTTTTAATGAAGGAAATCATATAGTACCAATTTTTCAGGAAGATATACATTTTCAAAAAGGACATGATATAAAAGATGGAGATTACTCGACATATCGCCATGAAAATGGAATATATAGTATTAGAAgtcaaaattataaactAAGTACAAGCGAAAACACATTATTACAGAACATATTACTAGAAACATCGATTAAAGAATATGGTTTAATAAACATAACAACAATCAAAAATGATCCAATTGAAATATTACaatatgatttattttcatcaaaaaattgtattttattacaaaatgaaaatattaatagtTTAGGTGTTCGTAATAATATACTACCTTTAATTGAGAATTCCGAAAGTTCGATgataaaatacaaatatgtaGAATCTAAAATAACTAACACAATTACGCATTGTGCATCTTCTAATGAAGCAAATTGCCTAAATGTGTTGCGAAgagcataa